A genome region from Sphingobium sp. CR2-8 includes the following:
- a CDS encoding M28 family peptidase, with protein sequence MRSSIAAIAAVLALSTPVVATAAPARSTAAKTAEPSIDTMKRLVKELSSDAYEGRAPGSPGEEKTLALLAAEFAKLGLKPGNKGSWFQDVPLVEITAKNVSPLSFTGGKSAVTAAYGPEMVVGTYRTTQSKITIKDSPVVFVGYGINAPEKGWNDYAGLDVKGKTVIILVNDPDYETQGLTGPFNGRAMTYYGRWTYKFEEAARQGAAAAIIVHDTVPAAYGWNVVQSSWTGAQHVADSANGNADQSQAIGWIQKDKASALFASAGLDLNAQMAAAKKPGFKAVPLTGVKASLSFDNDLRKHSSKNVVALLPGKTRPDEYVLYSAHWDHLGHCQAAPDGDDICNGAVDNATGTAALVALAQANVKAGPTDRSQVFLAVTGEESGLLGSAYYGKNPVFPFARTVGGVNMDALSVAGLAKNVVVIGKGKSQLDAYLDRALAAQDRVATLEPTPEKGFYYRSDHFSFAKYGLPMLYFEGGEDLVKGGTAAGLAAAEDYTKNRYHGPKDEYDPNWDWTGILADLKLYYSVGRDLATTTDWPNWVEGDEFRAIRDKDRAGK encoded by the coding sequence ATGCGTAGCTCCATTGCGGCGATCGCCGCCGTCCTTGCCCTGTCCACACCGGTCGTTGCGACTGCGGCACCAGCCAGGTCCACCGCCGCCAAAACGGCCGAGCCGTCGATCGACACGATGAAGCGGCTGGTGAAGGAACTGTCCTCCGACGCCTATGAAGGGCGCGCGCCTGGATCGCCCGGCGAGGAAAAGACGCTGGCGCTGCTCGCCGCCGAATTTGCCAAGCTGGGCCTGAAGCCCGGCAACAAGGGCAGCTGGTTCCAGGATGTGCCGCTGGTGGAAATCACCGCGAAGAATGTGTCGCCGCTGTCCTTCACCGGCGGCAAGAGCGCCGTCACCGCCGCCTATGGCCCCGAAATGGTGGTCGGCACCTATCGCACGACTCAGTCAAAGATCACGATCAAGGACAGCCCGGTCGTATTCGTCGGCTATGGCATCAACGCGCCGGAAAAGGGCTGGAACGACTATGCCGGGCTGGATGTGAAGGGCAAGACGGTCATCATCCTGGTCAACGACCCTGATTATGAGACGCAGGGGCTGACCGGCCCGTTCAACGGCCGGGCAATGACCTATTATGGCCGCTGGACCTACAAGTTCGAGGAAGCCGCTCGGCAGGGTGCGGCCGCCGCGATCATCGTGCATGACACGGTGCCTGCCGCCTATGGCTGGAACGTCGTCCAGTCCAGTTGGACCGGCGCGCAACATGTCGCCGACAGCGCCAACGGCAATGCCGACCAGAGCCAGGCGATCGGCTGGATTCAGAAGGACAAGGCGTCGGCTCTGTTCGCCAGCGCAGGCCTGGACCTGAACGCCCAAATGGCGGCAGCCAAGAAGCCAGGCTTCAAGGCGGTGCCGCTCACAGGGGTGAAGGCCAGTCTGTCCTTCGACAACGACCTGCGCAAGCATAGCTCGAAAAATGTCGTGGCGTTGCTGCCCGGCAAGACCCGGCCCGACGAATATGTGCTCTACAGCGCCCATTGGGACCATCTGGGCCACTGCCAGGCCGCGCCCGACGGCGACGATATCTGCAACGGCGCGGTCGACAACGCCACCGGCACCGCCGCGCTGGTCGCGCTGGCGCAGGCCAATGTGAAGGCCGGGCCGACCGACCGCAGCCAAGTGTTCCTTGCCGTGACCGGGGAGGAATCGGGTCTGCTGGGATCGGCCTATTATGGTAAGAACCCGGTCTTTCCCTTCGCCAGGACCGTGGGCGGCGTGAACATGGACGCTTTGTCGGTTGCGGGGCTGGCAAAGAATGTCGTGGTCATCGGCAAGGGCAAGTCGCAGCTCGACGCCTATCTCGACCGCGCGCTCGCCGCGCAGGACCGTGTCGCGACGTTGGAGCCGACCCCGGAGAAGGGCTTTTATTATCGTTCCGACCATTTCAGCTTCGCCAAATATGGCCTGCCGATGCTCTATTTCGAGGGTGGCGAGGATCTGGTGAAGGGCGGCACGGCAGCGGGTCTGGCCGCGGCGGAGGATTATACCAAGAACCGCTATCACGGTCCCAAGGACGAATATGATCCCAACTGGGACTGGACCGGCATCCTGGCCGACCTGAAACTCTATTACAGTGTCGGCCGCGACCTGGCGACGACCACCGACTGGCCCAACTGGGTGGAAGGCGACGAATTCCGCGCCATCCGCGACAAGGATCGGGCGGGGAAGTAA
- the rpsD gene encoding 30S ribosomal protein S4 — protein MTKRTSAKYKLDRRMGENIWGRPKSPVNKREYGPGQHGQRRKGKMSDYGIQLRAKQKLKGYYGDITEKQFKKNYFEASRMKGDTGQNLIGLLERRLDAVVYRAKFAPTIFSARQIVSHGHIYVNGVKCNIASRLVKPGDEITLGKKAQEMALVLEAQSLPERDIPDYVAPDGATKVSYVRVPTLDEVPYPVKMEPNLVVEFYSR, from the coding sequence ATGACGAAGCGCACCAGCGCCAAGTACAAGCTCGACCGTCGCATGGGCGAGAATATCTGGGGCCGTCCCAAGTCGCCTGTGAACAAGCGCGAATATGGTCCCGGTCAGCACGGCCAGCGCCGCAAGGGCAAGATGTCCGACTATGGCATCCAGCTGCGCGCCAAGCAGAAGCTGAAGGGCTATTACGGCGACATCACCGAAAAGCAGTTCAAGAAGAACTATTTCGAAGCCAGCCGCATGAAGGGCGACACCGGCCAGAACCTGATCGGTCTGCTGGAGCGCCGCCTCGACGCCGTCGTGTACCGCGCCAAGTTCGCGCCGACCATCTTCTCGGCCCGTCAGATCGTGTCCCACGGGCACATCTATGTGAACGGCGTGAAGTGCAACATCGCGTCGCGTCTGGTGAAGCCGGGCGACGAAATCACCCTGGGCAAGAAGGCGCAGGAAATGGCGCTGGTTCTGGAAGCGCAGAGCCTGCCAGAGCGTGACATCCCCGACTATGTCGCCCCCGACGGCGCGACCAAGGTCAGCTATGTCCGCGTGCCGACGCTGGACGAAGTGCCCTACCCGGTGAAGATGGAACCGAACCTGGTCGTCGAATTCTATTCGCGCTAA